A portion of the Clupea harengus chromosome 18, Ch_v2.0.2, whole genome shotgun sequence genome contains these proteins:
- the ndufs2 gene encoding NADH dehydrogenase [ubiquinone] iron-sulfur protein 2, mitochondrial, giving the protein MAATLLRSLGKLGRPSTAILNHAVVSPGCMVLQNRQKQWQPDVEWAEQYGGAVMYPSALTDKWVPPPWNDKDPPVEKEVSNLTINFGPQHPAAHGVLRLVLELSGESVKKCDPHVGLLHRGTEKLIEYKTYLQALPYFDRLDYVSMMCNEQAYSLAVEKLLNIQAPPRAQMIRVLFGELTRILNHIMGITTHALDIGAMTPFFWMFEEREKMFEFYERVSGARMHAAYVRPGGVHQDMPLGLMDDIYEWCKNFSLRVDEVEEMLTFNRIWKNRTVDIGIVKAEDALNYGFSGVMLRGSGIKWDLRKSQPYDGYEKMEFDVPIGTNGDCYDRYLCRMEEMRQSLRIMIQALNQMPEGEIKVDDAKIAPPKRSEMKMSMESLIHHFKLYTEGYQVPPGATYTAVEAPKGEFGVYLVSDGSSRPYRCKIKAPGFTHLAGLDMMAQGHMLADVVAIIGTQDIVFGEVDR; this is encoded by the exons ATGGCGGCGACGTTGCTGAGGTCGCTGGGCAAGCTCGGACGTCCTTCAACCGCAATTTTAAATCATGCTGTTGTGAGTCCGGGATGTATGGTCCTACAGAACAG GCAAAAGCAATGGCAGCCGGATGTAGAGTGGGCAGAGCAGTATGGGGGTGCTGTCATGTACCCCAGCGCCCTCACTGACAAGTGGGTCCCCCCCCCATGGAACG ATAAGGACCCCCCCGTGGAGAAAGAGGTGTCAAACCTGACCATTAACTTCGGGCCTCAGCATCCTGCGGCCCACGGCGTGCTGCGCCTGGTGTTGGAGCTGAGCGGGGAGTCGGTGAAGAAGTGCGACCCTCACGTTGGCCTGCTGCACCGCGGCACGGAGAAGCTCATCGAGTACAAGACctacctgcag GCCCTGCCGTACTTTGACCGCCTGGACTACGTGTCCATGATGTGTAATGAGCAGGCCTACTCTCTGGCCGTGGAGAAGCTGCTCAACATCCAAGCGCCGCCCCGCGCACAGATGATCAGAG tCCTGTTTGGAGAGCTGACCCGTATCCTGAACCACATCATGGGGATCACCACCCACGCCCTGGACATCGGGGCCATGACACCCTTCTTCTGGAtgtttgaggagagagagaag ATGTTTGAGTTTTACGAGCGTGTGTCTGGCGCTCGGATGCATGCGGCGTATGTCCGCCCCGGAGGAGTTCatcag gataTGCCCCTAGGTCTTATGGATGATATTTATGAGTGGTGTAAGAACTTCTCTCTCCGCGTCGATGAGGTGGAAGAG ATGTTGACCTTCAACCGCATCTGGAAGAACCGGACCGTAGACATCGGCATCGTCAAGGCAGAGGATGCCCTGAACTACGGCTTCAG tGGTGTAATGCTGAGAGGATCTGGCATTAAGTGGGACTTGAGGAAGTCCCAGCCTTACGATGGGTACGAGAAGATGGAGTTTGACGTCCCCATTGGCACCAATGGAGACTGCTACGACAG gtaCCTGTGTCGAATGGAGGAGATGCGCCAGTCCCTGAGGATCATGATTCAGGCTCTTAACCAGATGCCTGAGGGCGAGATCAAAGTGGATGATGCTAAAATCGCCCCACCCAAGAGATCtgagatgaag ATGTCCATGGAGTCTCTTATCCACCACTTCAAGCTCTACACTGAGGGCTACCAGGTGCCCCCTGGAGCCACATACACGGCTGTGGAAGCacccaag GGTGAGTTTGGTGTGTACCTGGTGTCAGACGGCTCCAGTAGACCTTACCGCTGCAAGATCAAAGCCCCCGGATTCACCCACCTG GCTGGCCTGGACATGATGGCTCAGGGACACATGCTGGCTGATGTGGTGGCCATCATTG gtacacaggaCATTGTGTTTGGAGAAGTGGACCGTTAA
- the fcer1g gene encoding high affinity immunoglobulin epsilon receptor subunit gamma: MKATRALLAALPLWMCFGHADAISEPQICYILDSILFLYGLILTVLYCRLKWVQKNSSYPVKKQPEGIYEGLSPHDQDTYETIQLKKGMK, translated from the exons ATGAAGGCAACGCGCGCCCTCCTCGCGGCCCTGCCTCTGTGGATGTGCTTCGGCCACgcag atgccaTCTCTGAGCCCCAGATCTGTTACATCTTGGACAGCATCCTCTTCCTATACGGCCTCATCCTCACCGTGCTTTACTGCCGACTCAAG TGGGTGCAGAAGAACAGCTCCTATCCGGTG AAGAAACAGCCAGAGGGCATATATGAA GGTCTGTCCCCTCACGATCAGGACACCTACGAGACCATCCAGCTGAAGAAGGGGATGAAGTAG